From the Falsirhodobacter halotolerans genome, the window AGGAACGCCAGCGCCACCAGCGCCACCTTCTGCTGCAGGAAACGTTTCCAGAATTCGGCAAGCGGCTTGCGGGTCTTGCCGACGGCGCCGGCGTTCAGGCTGACATCGGTCATTTGTAACGGATCTCCGGGTTGGCGAAGACGTAGAGGACGTCGACCAGAAGGTTGATGAGGATGAACTGGATCGAGAACATCAGGACCAGCGCCTGAATGACCGGATAGTCGCGATAGCTGACGGAATCGACCAGCAGACGCCCCACGCCGGGCCAGGCGAACACCGCCTCGATCACGATGGAGCCGCCCAGAAGAAAGCCGAACTGCAACCCGACCATGGTGATGATGGGGATCAGCGCGTTGCGCAGCGAATGGCGCCAGATCACGCGGCGTTCGGGCACGCCCTTGGCGCGGGCGGTGCGGACGTAATCCTCACGCGCGATCTCGATGAAGGCGGAGCGGGTGAAGCGCGCCATCACGGCGGCCACGCCAAGGCCAAGGGTGAAGGACGGCATCAGAAAATGCTGCCATGTGCCGTATCCGCCCGTGGGCAACCAGCCCAGCCGGACCGAAAAGAGGTTGATCAGCAAAAGCCCCAGCCAGAACGGCGGGAACGAGATGCCGGACACGGCCAGAACCATCCCGCCGTAATCCTGCCACCGCCCGCGTTTCACCGCCGACACGACGCCGATCAGAAGGCCGATTGCCACGGCCCAGACCATCGCGAAGATCGTCAGCCAGACGGTGGGCATGAGCCGCATCCCGATCTCGTCGATGACGGGGCGGCGGGTTTTCAGCGAGGTGCCGAAATCCCCCTGCAGCGTGTTGCCGACATAGGTGAGGAACTGTTGCGGCAACGGCCGGTCCAGCCCCAGCGAGGCGCGCACCGCCGCCACGTCCGCGGCCGTCGCCTCCGGTCCCGCCACAAGCCGCGCCGGATCGCCGGGCAGAAGGTGCACGAAAGCGAAGACGGCGATCATCACCATCACCACGACCGGAACCGTGCCCAGCAAGCGTTTGATCAAGAAAGATAGCATGAGGTCCTTCGTCCCGACCGGCCCCGTGGGCGTGTCAAACGCGGGGGGACCATCGCCCCCCCGCAACTACGATCATTCGGTGAATGCCGCATCTTCCAGCAGGAAGCCGCGATCGGGCAGCATGTGCACGCCCGTGACATCGGCCGTCTGCGCCGCGATCAGGTCGGCCACACCGAGGAAGATCCACGGCGCGCCTTCCCAGGCCAGCTTCTGCGCCGTCTCATAGAAGCCTGCGCGTTCGTCGGGGTTCGCGGTGCCGATGGCGCCGGTGATCGCCGCATCCAGTTCCGGGTCGGAATAATAGGCGACGTTGAACATCGACGGGGGGGCGTTCTCGCTCAGCAGAAGCGGGCGGATGCCCCAATCCGCATCGCCGGTGGA encodes:
- the gsiC gene encoding glutathione ABC transporter permease GsiC; protein product: MLSFLIKRLLGTVPVVVMVMIAVFAFVHLLPGDPARLVAGPEATAADVAAVRASLGLDRPLPQQFLTYVGNTLQGDFGTSLKTRRPVIDEIGMRLMPTVWLTIFAMVWAVAIGLLIGVVSAVKRGRWQDYGGMVLAVSGISFPPFWLGLLLINLFSVRLGWLPTGGYGTWQHFLMPSFTLGLGVAAVMARFTRSAFIEIAREDYVRTARAKGVPERRVIWRHSLRNALIPIITMVGLQFGFLLGGSIVIEAVFAWPGVGRLLVDSVSYRDYPVIQALVLMFSIQFILINLLVDVLYVFANPEIRYK